The stretch of DNA GTCATGGTGGTGTCACTATCTTGTTTATGGAGCTAACCACTCGGTCCATGTTGAACCAAATGGGCTCCATGCTCTGCACAAAGCCTTGCCATAAATTGGAGTTGAACTCTTCCATGCTCGTAGACATTGTGCACAAACTCTCTGGCAGGCTGCCCCATGCACTAACATTTCCTGGTATTTGCCTATCAGCCTTCTTCATAAACCTGGACCCttgaagtcagcatctgagtcctctgcagcagagcaagTCTGTGATCTCGCCCTCTGGTGAACTGGCACCTATGGCATCCTATCCCCTGCCCTAACTCCTGTACATGTGCGCGGTGATTCACCACGTGAAGACCCCTTCTTaagcctagcctctaaagtatgcgtgatgtcagtctctgagctggtgcttacTATGGTCAGATCAAGTAACGGTGCATCTTCCTGAAGTCtggccctcctcttcctccactggcagAGGAGCGTCCACATCTTCAgcagctgaaatgaaagagagggacaagggttagcttgtggtgtgaagggagagcagaaagAGAGAAGTGGCTAGTGAACgtagctgcagtttgtcatgcagggTGTGTAGGGTGAGTTAGAAGAAGCAAAAAGAGGATAagggtgtgaagaaaccctgggTGACATCTCCTCCAGCGTTGCCAGTCACCATGGCCATGACTCTTCCTCCTGCCCGTGATGGCCAGCATGTTCTCTTCGATGGGGGGAAGGCTGTACATGCGGACCTAGCCCTCCCTGGTGCCAACCTCCTGTCTTAGGTTGTGGGCGTCTttcccctgcaagaaagaaggccGTGTGTTAGTGACAATCCTGTGAGGTGTTTAgaagatgtgcctgtcatggtcgattaGTTGATATGCAGTGTAAGATGTAAGGtatggggaagtgagggttggaatagtggtgagtgtgtgagtctgaggggaaggagatggagtgaagtgtggtgcagtgattgtaggaagggaagggaagcggAGGAGGGGAGCATTGTGAGTAACGAGGCTGGAgatgtgagcagagagtaagagagcaggattcttaccttgacaactctggtgaggttgTTCAACCTTTTACggaattgcagccatgtcctgggagctagACTCCTTGCTTTCACTTCCTTAGCCATCTCGTGCCATGGGCGGCGGAGCTGTTGCCGGAGGGCTTCCTACCCCTTGGGGGGATCAagttctccctcctcccatccaCTACCTGCACCAGGGCCTCCAAGGATTGGAAAACCTTGGTGCCCTCTCAGTACATTGCTGTGCTCAGAAGTGTTTCCCTGTtatctgcagccagagtgcacctctcCTTCAAGAGGAGCTAGCCGTCTTTAACTGGCATCAGACACCCAATTTCCAGTCCCCCAAAGAGGCATGGAGCCAATGAAAAGCATGGGCAGTGCTGGCTGTGAGCTTGACTCATTATCATGAGCTCACAGAGCGAACATTACGTGCTGCCTGGGACAGCACTAACAAGTGTGTGCAGTGCGAGCCCATTTTCTGGCACAATTGAATTTCTAGGCTAacaagtcaaattctgtttttactaCATGGgggtattctgggatttttactgatgttttggggattgaattccatGACTGTCTACTATTGTGTACAAACCATAAACcataaattttattttatatatattcttTTATCTGTGTAATTAATTTTTATCCTTTACCATTTCTAAAGCTGAGGATCCACAGGAAGATGATATGCAAGATATTTGAGTTAGCGATACCCATCTGGTATTTAGCAGTACTGGAGAAGGGGATGGGATTTAGCTGCACTGGAGGTGATCCTGAGCTTTAGTAACACTAGTGGTGGGGGTTACTGTGGGAGTTTTGCAAAGCTGCAATTGGGATCATGGAGCTTTGCAGCACTGGGATGGAGGTACTGGGATTTGGCCACATAAAGGGTCCTTTGGCCTGGCATCACTGTGTAGGGGAAACTTGGGACTTGACACAACTATATTTGAGGAACTCAGAAATCGATTATTTGTTTAAAAttaattagaatgaggaaagactaTCTCTCTCTCAGCTTGATATGCTTTCTGAAATAAAGAATAAATAGCTTTTATTTAAGTTTATTGAAAACCTACTCAAACTTATGATCCAATATGATATAAACTTTACgtgaataaagcttttgaaatttgtcctgtagggtttcttcaaataattttgaaaatcagCCAAGTAGTTACTGGAAGTTGCGGAGAAACAGTCCAACAGTTGAGCTGAATAATTGTTACGGGTGCATCCTAGGAAATTGTGCACACTGCAGATACTCAGATACAGGATCCACCTTCAGCTCGTAAAGTCACAGCAatggcaaaaatatcaagtcaaaGTCCAAGTCTGAgctgaggccttcaaataaaaaaattaatgaaGGTATTAACACACAAAAGACAAATTAATTGATACATTTAGTcaagttattgtgaaatatgtaatagtttgatatttttattttgtttaagatGTTTTgttcactccgctttttaagacactccactttttaagaaaggagagagagggaaaccggggaattatagaccagttagcctaacatctgttgtggggaaaatgctggagtctataattaaggatagggtgactgaacacctcgagaattttcagttaatcagagagagccagcatggatttgtgaaaggtaggtcgtgcctgacaaacctgattgaattttttgaagaggtgactaaagtagtggaggggaatgtcaatggatgttatttatatggacttccagaaggtatttgataaggtcccacataagagactgttagctaagatagaagcccatggaatccagggaaaagtacggacttggttaggaagttggctgagcgaaaggcgacagagagtagggataatgggaaggtactcacattggcaggatgtgactagtggagtcccgcagggatctgtcttggggcctcaattattcacaatatttattaacgacttagatgaaggcatagaaagtctcatatctaagtttgccgatgacacaaagattggtggcattgtaagcactgtagatgaaaacataaaattacaaagcgatattgatagattaggtgaatgggcaaaactgtggcaaatggaattcaatgtagacaaatgtgaggtcatccactttggattaaaaaaggatagaacagggtactttctaaatggtaaaaagttaaaaacagtggatgtccaaagggacttaggggttcaggtacatagatcattgaagtgtcatgaacaggtgcagaaaataatcaagaaggcaaatggaatgttggcctttatatctagaggactagagtacaagggggcagaagttatgctgcagctatacaaaaccctggttagaccgcacctggagtactgtgagcagttctgggcaccgcaccttcggaaggacatattggccttgaagggagtgcagcgtaggtttactagaatgatatccggacttcaggggttaagttacgaggagagattacacaaattggggttgtattctctggagtttcaaaggttaaggggtgatctgatcgaagtttataagatattaaggggaacagatagggtggatagagagaaactatttccgctggttggggattttaggagtagggggcacagtctaaaaattagagccagacctttcaggagtgagattagaaaacacttctacacacaaagggtggtagaagtttggaactctcttccgcaaacggcaattgatactagctcaattgctaaatttaaatctgagatagatagctttttggcaaccaaaggtattaagggatatgggccaaaggcaggtatatggagttagatcacagatcagccatgatcttattaaatggcagagcaggcacgaggggctgaatggcctactcctgttcctatgttcctatgttattttggacattacaaaTTTCAATGACTGAGAAAAAatgacaaaatatttttttccataAAGTATTGAGTCATTTGACTGGTTCATGTTTATTATTGATAGGTTCTGGTGACTGGGCATTCAAGATTGATCTCTTTAACAATTTTCTACCCGGTATGTGCAGTGGCACTCCAAATATCATGGGCAACAAAGTAGTAGATATGTATTCAATGTTAGTACAAGAGAATTGGAACACAACCTGTTTTAGTTTTGAGACATAATAGAGCTTTTGATTGCTTCTATTGTTGGCATGTCTTGATGACAGCTTGAGAGCAATATTTTCACAATGCAAATGGCCTCTTGTCACCCTATGTGGGGTGGGAAAGGCTTACTTTCCTTAATAACAATGCCCCTTTTCATATTGGAAGTAAAGGCAGCACAACTGGTTCCAGTGGTTAGCCCAAAAGTGTTCAGGAATGAGGCTACTAATTCTGATAAGCCTGAATATAATAAAACAATGCCcacttccatttttaaaaaaaattactgatgTCATATTACAAACTGTTGCACCAGCTTCAGAGCTAAAATTATGCCTTTGATCGGAACCTATTGAGAAATGAGTAACTGAATGAAAGTGAAAACAAATTTTTAATATAATTCAGTAATCCTCCAAAGCAGTCCAGCCCCACTGCTTATCTCAGTCATATTACTTATGGTAAAAAGATTGTGACACCATCCCTGTTTGCTTTGGCAAGTTGATCAGGAAACAGCCCTTTGAGAAACATACCAGTAAAAATCCAGTCGTTGGCATATTGAAATGCCTTAGACACAATGACTAAATATTGTATACAATTTAAAGGAATATCTAGTTTTATTGGTAAAATGTGTATTTAGTTTACATACCTCAAATCTTGCTAACTAATTTAATTTGTCAGTGATGCTCGACAGTTCCAGCCTGAAAAATACATGAAATAAGCTATATCCTCTCAAACCCTTTCCGGTAATGTTAACAACATTCTTAACATCAAGAGATTGAAACTGGGTGACATTGTGCAAGATGTAATGAATGGCCCCATAAAATTACACACCCATTAATTATATAAAATTCGGTAAATTATACTGCAAGCTGCCAACCCTCCCACCTGATGCTCTTAGCCTCATAACTGCAGTAGTGTGGGAATGAAATGGTCCAATTACACACTGGTGCTGTGAGTATGGAGGAGCAGTCAGGATTTTTGCCCCGAGGAAATCAATGACAATATGAAAGCTAATGGAGCTTGACCAGGATATGTTTAATTGCTGTTTGCTCAAGCACGGCAAGTAAAATGGTGTCCACTTAATAATCTGCCCTGTAATAATAAGACACCGTCAACAATCCTTGAATCATTATTCAAACAAATGCAAAGCTGCATTAGGGAACAAAGTGCCATTTATTTTCTACTTCTGTTATATTATCTAAGTTGTACAAATCACCATttgagtaaaaaaaaacattttttataaaaACTAttggcatatatatatatataaatataaatattgaCAGCAATAATTTAAATAAATAGATAATTCAGAGTAGGCAGTACAATTTCACAGATGAGATTAACCTACTATATATGGAGAGGGAGTGATTCAAGTCTTTTGCATAAGTGAAATAAAAAGCATTTACACTGCCCTTCTGCTCTTTATATATAAAATGTTTATGTGTATGTGTAGGTGTTTGTAATTTTCTTTCCAGGTAAAGCTAGCATTGAGAAGTATCattcatggaatcatggaatctacaacacagaagaaggcccttcagcccatctggATTCAGAATGGAATACTCCTGCTTGATCAACCTCTTTaacttctttgatgaagtagaAACTCAAGTGGACAGTGACAGGCCTTAAAACGTGGTGCGCCAAGACTCCAAAAAGGCATTTGAGAAAGCCCCACATAAAAGGCTACTAGTTAAACTCAAAGATGTAGGGATTTAGGGTGAAttgtgggaatggataagaaactggctgaagggtagaaaacaaccaGTACTGGTTGAAGAGTTATGTCAGGATGGGGGAAGTAGTAAGTGGGGTGcccagggctcagtattgggAATGGTATTATGTCtaatgacctggattcagtgcCACAGTACACAGtggccaaatttgcagataataccaaAATAGGAGGGCCAGTGGAATCATTGGATTGAGTTGAATTAAATACATAAGTGGGCAAAGTaaaggcagatgaaacttaatacagacaaatgtaaaatagtgcacaaaggaagaaaaaaataggTGAAACACATAATCCACAAATGGTGTTGAAGTAGCTAAGAATGAAGCTAAAAGAGAGCCAGGAGTCTtattagactggaatggacactAAACATGTCTACCCAATGCTGACAAAagacaatagaatgttgaactacctaGCCCAAACAGTAGTACAAGTCAGAGAAAGTTTTGatcaactgtacagtgctctggtcagaccgagCCTTGAGTATTGCATCCAGTTCTAATCATCGAGACACTAGGAAGATATTCAAGCTCTGGAGGCATTGCAGAGAAAATTCACAGGGGTGATTCTTAGTATAAAAGGTCAgaggtatgaggaaagactggagaaacttgggctcttcatcctggaaaggaggcatctgagaggtgatcctaTAGACACATACAAGATAGTTAATGAAATGGAGAAGATAAATCTGGAatgctactttaaattaaattgcaatggagttcaggttcaaactagtaaaaggtaaactTAGAACTGATGCAGGAAAgttttctttacacaaagagtgaaCAATGTATGGAAGAGTAGTGgaagtgaaaatcctggaaccttTTAAGGAACAATTGAATGCTGCAATAGGAGGACTTTAAGGTCCTTATGGATGGATTAACTAAGAATGGCCTTCCTCCTCCGTGATTATCTTGTGACCTAACCTTGCTGGTGGCTCTTCAACTGGAGTTATCTACTCTAATTCCGTTTGCTAGGCTATATGGCTGTACAACACAATAAATAAATAAGTAGAATCGAACCCGGGTAATGGCGCTTTTGGTCTATGTTGATGATCACAACCATCGGATTTTTAAAGTCTGAAAAAGATTGGTGTGTCCCGTTATCCTCTGCTAGTTCTGGAGAGTTTAGGACTCGCCTGCTGTCCGGATCTTATCCCGAAGGGGTCTGTGTCGTTGGCCTCTCTCTCGAGGTTCCTTCTGCTGTGCATCGTGGTGGGCAGCTCGTTTTCTCGAGGCAAAAACATAGAAAGAGGAGGCAATTCTCGGTTGGGGATGAACGGGCGCTTCTCCAGGCTCAGACTTAACACCTTCTTGTGTCTTGGGGAGTGGTACACGTTATAAAATGTTTGTaactgctcctctttgaaattgCAGTCATCCTCACGGTAGGTCGTCTATTCAAAAAGGGAAATAGATTAGAATTAAACATTTTAAAGTTGTGGCATGAATAAGTTTAACTCGATAGATTCTCGTCACATATTAATCTAGACCTCGTTTTAAATTCAGAATCGACAGGTTTGGGATGAAGTGGGGTTTTCTCATTGATAATCTTGTTTTGCAGACAGCCTTGCTATATCCGAGCAACCAGGTGGTCGATACTTACTGATCCGAAAAGACTGCCCTCAGTGTCCATGCACAGGTACCGTTGTGTCCTCACCCCTCTGATCACCACGTGTCCCGGTTCCACCGCTTTGATCTCCAGCAGAGCTGCAACCCAGAAAAAAGGCACCTGTTAGACACCAGTAGCGGCACCGCTCCAATGTAACCGAGGGAAAGAGTCAAGGGTCTCCAGATGTCATATGATTTAATGGTTTTGTAAAGATAGTAAGGAGTCGAAAgagctaaatacttgaagggggagatttgaagggctatggggaaacagcagggagtgagactaattggatagctctttcaaagagccggcacaggcacgatgggccgaatggcttccttctgtgctgtatccttctatgattctatgaatacttaGTGGTTTTAAGTATGAATGTACTAAAGGGAAACATTCAATGTCTGTTCAAATTATCTTTAAACAGTAACGAACTCATTGGAGTTGACAGAATTGTTCGATATAAAATAGAATTGAGAGAAGGTAGGTCTACCGTTATCATATTTTGTACTAAGTGACCTACTTTATGAGCTCAAATTGGATGATCCCCCAAAAACTTTTGGGAATCACATAGGTCCCTTTGTCAGAGAAAAGGGGGAAAAGCTCCGAGGATGTGTGCAGTCAAATTATAGAGGAACCTATCTCATAATGTGATGGTTACAGATTATTTCGATGTGTTGGTTAAAAATACCATCATGTAATGATAGATTTAAAAACTTTTA from Heptranchias perlo isolate sHepPer1 chromosome 24, sHepPer1.hap1, whole genome shotgun sequence encodes:
- the LOC137341841 gene encoding fibroblast growth factor 19-like yields the protein MSFAALTLKAACSKAEERFRLFPGEPPSSQLVLGMGTSIINLLFLQLHFAVFLGISLVRSTPLVRTDSGAQLERDWGQQIRFKHLYMEGNSRHLQINPDGHIDGSNSQNFYTLLEIKAVEPGHVVIRGVRTQRYLCMDTEGSLFGSTTYREDDCNFKEEQLQTFYNVYHSPRHKKVLSLSLEKRPFIPNRELPPLSMFLPRENELPTTMHSRRNLEREANDTDPFGIRSGQQASPKLSRTSRG